The genome window CGCTGATTCCGACCGCGGCCCGGTGCCGGGTTCCCAGTTCCTTGGGAATCAGCTTGCTGTCCGAGAGGGGAAGGTAGGCGGCCGCGACGGCAATCCGGTTATCCTTGATGATGACCGCCCCGTCGTGCAGCGGTGTATTAGGGATAAAGGTGTTGATCAGCAAGGCCCCAGAAATATCGGCGTCCAGCGGAATCCCGGTTTCAATATATTCTTCCAGACCGGTATTCATCTGGATACTGATCAGCGCTCCAATCCGCCGCTTTGACATATACTGGATTGCCTGGTCCAGCTGCTTGATCAACTCTTCTTCCGTTTCGTTAGTCGTCTGGTGAGCGGTAAAGAACGACCCGCGTCCTAAGTGCTCAAGTCCCCGCCGAATTTCTGGCTGGAAGATAATCACAATCGCAATTACCCCCCAGTTAATGACCTGATCCATCAGCCAGGAAACGGTACTCAGCCCGACATACCAGCTGACTACCTTTACCAGGATAATTATCAGAATCCCGCGGAAGAGCTGGACCGCCCGGGTCCCCCGAATTAAGATCAGCAATTCATAAATCAAAAACCAGATTACGAGGATATCAATCAGGCGAATTAAGTTTTGCCACGTCAGAAGTGAAACAATAAACTGCATAGCATCTTCACCATCCTCTAAATTCACGTTCATATTATATCATTTTAAGGGATAAAAATCTGTTATCCTGGAAGTATCAACTTAGCAAAGGGAGCATCCTTATGAAACAGTCCACTTTCTGCTGGCTTATCCGGCTTTATTTCTGGTCCTTGATTATCTTATTAGCAGTCTTCGTCAAACCACCCTATGATTTCATGGCTTTCAACACCTTTCTGGGCTACCTGCCAATTGAAATCGGGATGCTGCTGCGCCGGTTCAATGACTGCCGCGCGTTGGCCTTCTGGGTGCTTTTAGTCATCTGGCTCCTCTTTTATCCTAACGCACCCTATGTTTCGACGGATCTTTTCCACCTCTCCTGGCTCCATCCCCACACTAACGTCACCGGGATTCTCAAAACCGACCCGGTCATGTGGCTGATTTTTGCCATGATGCTGGTCTGCGCGCTTTCCTGTCTGATTCTCGGCACCATCAGCCTCGACCATACCACCCGCCAGCTCACCCAATTGACCAGCCCGCACCATCCCCGTCTCCAATACTGCTGGCTCGTCCTCTTCATGCTGACCGCCAGCACAGGCATTTACATCGGCCGCTTTTTGCGGCTCCACTCCATCTACCTTCTGTTTACCCCCTCCTGGTTTTTCAAGCAACTCTGGGGGATCTGGTCCTGGCCGACGGTGGAATTTATTTTAATCCTGACGGGAATGCAGCTGATTGTCTACTGGCTCCTCAAACTTACCCAGCAGGCCAGCAAAATGATCTAACCCCCGACATATTTTAAGCTAAATGACCCCCAGAACCGGGCAAAAGCCAGGTCCTGGGGGTCATTTTTGCTAGCGACCGGTTGCCATAACGGTTAGCCAGCGCACTTGATTGTTATCTAATTGCGGCCAATAATCCGGACTTCAGTCTGCAGGCTCACGCCGAATTTTTCCTTGACCGTTTGCTGGACGTGGTGGATCACCGCCACGTAATCACTCGCAGTTCCGTGGTCAATATTAACAATAAAGCCAGCGTGCTTGGTCGATACCTGAGCACCACCTGCCGTATACCCTTGCAGGCCCGCGTCGTGAATCAGCTTACCGGCAAAGTAGCCCGTGGGCCGTTTGAAAACACTCCCGCAGGATGGCAGGTCCAGGGGCTGTTTAGCAGCGCGCCGGGCGTTCAATTCATCCATCTTTGCGGCGATTTCATCGTGGTCACCGGGTTGGAGACTAAAGGTGGCGTCGAGCACGACCCCATGGTTATCCTGCACACTGCTGTGCCGGTAGCCAAAGTCTAATTCTTCATTAGTCAGCCGTTTAATCGTGCCGTCGGGCAGCAGCACGGTGGCACTCTCTACAACTTCCTTGGTTTCACCACCGTAGGCCCCAGCATTCATAAAGATGGCTCCACCGATGCTGCCAGGAATCCCTGCCGCAAATTCTAGCCCAGTCAGGCTGTGGTCCCGGGCCGCAATTGTGGTCTCGATGTAGGCGGCGCCGGCCTCGGCAGTGACCCGGTTGCCCGTCACACTGATCTTATTCATCCGCGTCAAAATCAGTGTCAGGCCCTCGATTCCGCCATCACGAACAATTAAATTACTGGCGTTGCCAAGCACGGTCAGCGGCAGCTGGTGGTCATTAGCGTAAGCCACCAGTGTCTGGACCTCTTCCACATTTTTAGGGAAGGCCAGCCAATCAGCCGGACCACCAGTGTGGGTATACGTGTAGTGCATTAACGGTTCGTCCTGCTTGATTTCAATCTCCGGGAACTCTGTCATCATATTAGCCATTATTATTCCTCATCCTAGTTCATAAATTTGCTTACCCTGATATTGTATCATTTAATTGCAAAAGCAGGCGGCCATTTGTACAATTAAGCTATTAACGGTCTACTAAGGAGGCAGAATTGAATGAATTTTATTGCAATGGACTTTGAGACGGCCAGCGCGAAACGGTACAGTGCCTGTTCACTTGCCCTGACCATTGTCCGTGACAATCAAATTGCCGATGAGTTCTACACCCTCATCAACCCCCAAACCCCATTCTTCTGGCGTAACGTCCAAATTCACGGCATCCACGAACGCGATGTCGCTGACGCTCCCACCTTCCCTGAGGTTTGGGAACACATCAAGGGCTTCTACACCCCCGAAAAGCTGGTAATTGCCCATAACAACCGCTTTGATAACGGGGTCCTCAAGAGTACCCTCGAGCACTACGGAATTGAGCCGCCAGCCTACCAAACATTGGACACAGTTGTCAGCAGCCGGCGGCTTTTACCAGGTTTGAGCAACTATAAGCTCAACACAGTCTGCGATGCCCTCAACATTGACTTGCATCACCACCATAACGCACTCGATGACGCGCAGGCCTGTGCCAATATCCTGCTGTACCAGGGACAGCACTTTGGCAGCCAGCGCCTGCGGCCGTTCATCAAGATGGTTGGCTAGAATAATAAAGGAGAATGATTACGATGGCAGAAATTCCATTACATGGCGGGGCCTTAACGATTACCCAGCTCAACGCCATTTTTACTACGATTCCGGTCGAATTCGACTTCATTGACGAAAACGACATTGTCCGTTGGTCATCGGCAAACCGGCACCGGTTATTCAAACGAACCGATGATGACCTCGGCAAGCACGTCTTGGAGGTTCACCCCGGCCACAGCCAGGGACGGGTGAAGCAGGTTTTGCATGAAATGCACAGTGGTGACCGTGATTCCATCAAGGTCCTGATCCACTACCACAAGCGTCCCATTAGCATCGCCTTCTACGCCCTGCACGACGACCAGGGCAAGTACATCGGCTGCGTTGAAGTCACCCAGCCGGTCGACGACATGCAGGAACGGGGTTCCCTCTTGCGGAACATCAAGCAGATGTTTAACCGCCACTAGCCCCTCAGCCTCCAGGGCGGTCACGTGATGTTGTTAAACCATTCGTACCTACCACGAGGGCCTGAGAATTAACTCAGTCTCTTTCCTGTTCTAAAGATAAAAATGCAACAACGCAGTGGCTGGCAGTTCACACGCTGATCAATCAGCATTTGACCAACCTAAATAGGCTAGCTGCGCGTCCAAAGACAAACACCCAAAATCAGCTTGCTAGCCGATCCTGGGTGTTTTTTCTCACTCTCTCGTTTTCCTAATTTTGGTATTCCATTTCTAAGACTTTCCGCTGGCCGTCCCGGTGTTGCCCGGTTTGCCGGAAGCCGAGTTTTTGGTAGAGGCGGATTGCCGGAACGTTTTCAGCAAATACTGTCAGCACCAGCCGCTGGAGGCTGCTGTAATTCTGGAACCAGTATTCGGCCTCCCCCACTAATAGTTGGCCAATACCATTGCGCCAGTATGGTTTAGCAACCACTACGCCGAGTTCGCCTGCATTCGGCTGCTTTTCCAAGACCATGACCGTCACAATCCCAATTGGCTGGTTTCCTAACATTGCCAGCATGATCACACAGTCGTCAAAACTGTTAATCATTTCAATATTGCGGCGTTCCTGCTCTGCCGTTACATCGGCCAGGTGCGGAATTAATACGGCATCGCTCTCCGTAGCTGCTTGGCGGAGGAAGTCGAGAACCTTTGCCGCATCGTCGGCCGTCGCCAGTTTGATGTGCACTTCATCAGCCATTTAAGCCACCACATCGGCTAGCAGCTTTTGGAAGTGGGCCCCATGGGGTTCAAATTCCAGGACCCGCTTATTTTCGTCAGCCGTCCGCTTAAAATGAATCGCTAAAAAGTCGTCTGGCAATTCATTCTCAACAAATTCAGCCCATTCAACAACACTGACCCCATCGCTGTCAAAGTATTCTTCCAAACCCAGGTCTTCGCCACCACCGTTTTCCAGGCGGTAGGCATCCATGTGGTAAAGGGGCAGGCGCCCATCGTGGTATTCGTGGATGATCGTAAAAGTCGGGCTCTTGATGATATCCGGAATCGCCAATCCCTGGGCCAGGCCCTTGGTAAAAGTGGTCTTGCCAGCGCCCAGGTCACCATCGAGCACCAGGACATCACCAGCGGCCAGCCGTGCGCCAATCGCTTTGCCCAGCGTAATCGTGGCCTCCCGGCTGTCCATTTCAACTGTCTGCATTGTACTCACCTCAGTAAAGTTATTGCTTGTCCCTATTGTAGCTTATCGGCAATGGGAACACAAAAAATCCGGAATTGGCCTTCACCAGTTCCGGATTTTTTAGTGCGTAACTTAATTATTATTTATGCCCGAGCCGCCGTAATCAGGGCAACCTTGTAAACGTCATCCTCGTTGCAGCCCCGCGACAAATCGGCAATTGGGGCGTTCAGTCCTTGCAGGATTGGACCCACCGCGGTAAAGCCACCGAAACGCTGGGCAATCTTGTAGCCAATGTTCCCAGCTTCCAGGCTTGGGAAGATAAAGACGTTGGCGTGACCGGCAACCTTGGAATCAGGTGCCTTTAATTCACCGACCTCTGGAACAAAGGCCGCGTCGAATTGCAATTCACCGTCGGCAGCAAGGTCTGGTGCCAGTTCATGAACCTTCTCCGTGGCTTCGGCAACCTTGGTAACCATGTCGCCCTTGGCCGAACCCTTGGTAGAGAAGCTCAGAAGAGCCACCTTAGGGTCAATCCCAAAGAGCTTAGCCGTTTCGGCACTCTGGACGGCCACTTCAGCCATCGTTGGCGCATCTAATTCAATGTTGATCGCACAGTCTGCAAAGATGTACCGTTGGCCGCCCTTGAGCATCAGGAAAGCCCCGCTAATCCGGTGAGAACCGGGCTTCGTCTTTACAATTTGCAGAGCTGGACGAACGGTCGAACCAGTGGAGTGGACCGCCCCGGAAACCATCCCGTCGGCCTTGCCCATGTAAACCAGCATGGTTCCAAAGTAGCTAACGTCCTTGAGCATTTCTTCTACCTGCTCAGGAGTGTTCTTGCCCTTGCGCCGTTCCAACAAAGCATCAAACATTGCTTGCTTGTCCGCTGCCGGGTACTCAGCAGGGTCTAAAATCGTCAGGGCAGAAATATCCCAACCATTTTCCTTGGCAGTTGCTTCAATTTCACTCCGCTTGCCGAGTAAAATTGGCTTGAGCAGACCATCTTGTTGCAGACGAACAGCAGCACCAAGGACCCGTTTGTCTTCCCCCTCCGGGAAAACGATCGTCTTGTTTTGTCCCTTTACCTTGGCAGCAATCTCTTCAAATAATTCCATTATGCAAGTACCTCCTCAATTGATTCTAAGCATTTTTCGGCAGCTGATCCGCTGGGCCTTCATCAACTTCCGGGTTTGCCGGCAGTTGCCAATCAATCGGCTTTTCTCCCATCGCCTGAAGTGCTTCATTGGTCTTGGAAAACGGTCGTGACCCAAAGAATCCGCGGTTAGCCGACAGCGGGCTCGGGTGGGGCGACTCCAGAATAATGTTGGTGTTCGTATTAATCAGCTTCTTCTTGTCCCGTGCGGCCCGGCCCCACAGGATGAAGACAACCGGCTGGGGCCGTTCGGACAGGGCGTAAATTGCCGCGTCCGTCAGCTGCTCCCAGCCGTGTCCCCGGTGAGAGTATGCCTGCCCCGCCCGAACCGTTAAGACGGAGTTGAGCAATAGCACGCCCTGGTCAGCCCAGTGCTTGAGGTAACCATGGTTCACCGGCTGAAAGCCAACGTCGCTCTGCAGTTCCTTATAAATGTTTTGCAACGAGGGCGGAACCGCTACCCCCGGTAAGACAGAGAAACTGCAACCATGGGCCTGATGGGGACCGTGGTAGGGATCCTGTCCCAAAATCACGACCTTGACATTGTGAAAGGGAGTCCACTCGAACGCCTCAAAGATATGGTGCATCTCCGGGTAAATCGTCCGGTGCGTGTACTCCGTTTTCAAGAAATCATGCAGCTGTGAATAGGACTGGCTTTCAAACTGGGGCTTCAAAACATCCCACCAGTCATTGTGGATTAATTGTTTCATGACTATTTTGCACCTCGCTTTTTATTTTATCATATCTGATTTACTGGTAACAGAGGAACTGAAAACGCTTTTGCAAGGGTCCAGATTAGTCATTTGCTGACCAAGCTGGTAGAATAGGTTTAATAATTAATCAAGGATGGTGGTGACTTCGTGCGGCAGTTGTATCTTCGGGATCATTCGACGGACCTTCATGGAACAACGATCATTCGGGACCAGCAGGGGCAGTCCCGGTACCTTCTCGCTGGCAAGTGGGGGTTACACCATGATGTTCTCTCCCTCTATGCGATCAATGGGGCCCTCCTCGCTGAAGTCAAGCAGCTTTCGCTCGGCTTACTGCCAAAGTTTGCCCTTTATCAGCACCGCCAGCGGGTCGGCATCGTTGGGAAATCCTTTGGCTTTGTCCGCCAGGTGATTTACATTCGGGGCCTAAACTGGATTATCGTTGGCTCGCCGCTGGGCAACCGCTACCGGGTCTTTGGCGGCGGCCGGCTCGTTTTTGCTATCAAACCTGTCCAGCTCACCGGCACCTACTACCATGAGCTCCAGGTGGAACGCGAAGCAGATGAACCCCTAGCAATTTTAATTGCCAGTGTGCTGGACCACTGGGCCCGCGGTGGACAGGTCAACCGGCAGCGCGTCAGTTTTACCAACCGGTCACTTGAAGGCGATCTGGGAATGAACTTTAAAATCAAACAGTAAAGTTAAGACTAGGCTGGGAGAAATCTCAGCCTCTTAGTTATTTTAAAATAAAAATTCAACAACGCAGAAAGACGAACACCGCCAACCAGCTGGTCAGCCGGTTGGCGGTGTTTGTCTCATTCTCTGAGTTTTTTTATTATATTCACGCTTCTCCACAACCGT of Limosilactobacillus oris contains these proteins:
- a CDS encoding 3'-5' exonuclease — protein: MNFIAMDFETASAKRYSACSLALTIVRDNQIADEFYTLINPQTPFFWRNVQIHGIHERDVADAPTFPEVWEHIKGFYTPEKLVIAHNNRFDNGVLKSTLEHYGIEPPAYQTLDTVVSSRRLLPGLSNYKLNTVCDALNIDLHHHHNALDDAQACANILLYQGQHFGSQRLRPFIKMVG
- a CDS encoding GNAT family N-acetyltransferase — translated: MADEVHIKLATADDAAKVLDFLRQAATESDAVLIPHLADVTAEQERRNIEMINSFDDCVIMLAMLGNQPIGIVTVMVLEKQPNAGELGVVVAKPYWRNGIGQLLVGEAEYWFQNYSSLQRLVLTVFAENVPAIRLYQKLGFRQTGQHRDGQRKVLEMEYQN
- a CDS encoding DUF1361 domain-containing protein produces the protein MKQSTFCWLIRLYFWSLIILLAVFVKPPYDFMAFNTFLGYLPIEIGMLLRRFNDCRALAFWVLLVIWLLFYPNAPYVSTDLFHLSWLHPHTNVTGILKTDPVMWLIFAMMLVCALSCLILGTISLDHTTRQLTQLTSPHHPRLQYCWLVLFMLTASTGIYIGRFLRLHSIYLLFTPSWFFKQLWGIWSWPTVEFILILTGMQLIVYWLLKLTQQASKMI
- the pta gene encoding phosphate acetyltransferase, with protein sequence MELFEEIAAKVKGQNKTIVFPEGEDKRVLGAAVRLQQDGLLKPILLGKRSEIEATAKENGWDISALTILDPAEYPAADKQAMFDALLERRKGKNTPEQVEEMLKDVSYFGTMLVYMGKADGMVSGAVHSTGSTVRPALQIVKTKPGSHRISGAFLMLKGGQRYIFADCAINIELDAPTMAEVAVQSAETAKLFGIDPKVALLSFSTKGSAKGDMVTKVAEATEKVHELAPDLAADGELQFDAAFVPEVGELKAPDSKVAGHANVFIFPSLEAGNIGYKIAQRFGGFTAVGPILQGLNAPIADLSRGCNEDDVYKVALITAARA
- a CDS encoding PAS domain-containing protein → MAEIPLHGGALTITQLNAIFTTIPVEFDFIDENDIVRWSSANRHRLFKRTDDDLGKHVLEVHPGHSQGRVKQVLHEMHSGDRDSIKVLIHYHKRPISIAFYALHDDQGKYIGCVEVTQPVDDMQERGSLLRNIKQMFNRH
- the murB gene encoding UDP-N-acetylmuramate dehydrogenase, whose product is MANMMTEFPEIEIKQDEPLMHYTYTHTGGPADWLAFPKNVEEVQTLVAYANDHQLPLTVLGNASNLIVRDGGIEGLTLILTRMNKISVTGNRVTAEAGAAYIETTIAARDHSLTGLEFAAGIPGSIGGAIFMNAGAYGGETKEVVESATVLLPDGTIKRLTNEELDFGYRHSSVQDNHGVVLDATFSLQPGDHDEIAAKMDELNARRAAKQPLDLPSCGSVFKRPTGYFAGKLIHDAGLQGYTAGGAQVSTKHAGFIVNIDHGTASDYVAVIHHVQQTVKEKFGVSLQTEVRIIGRN
- a CDS encoding uracil-DNA glycosylase, giving the protein MKQLIHNDWWDVLKPQFESQSYSQLHDFLKTEYTHRTIYPEMHHIFEAFEWTPFHNVKVVILGQDPYHGPHQAHGCSFSVLPGVAVPPSLQNIYKELQSDVGFQPVNHGYLKHWADQGVLLLNSVLTVRAGQAYSHRGHGWEQLTDAAIYALSERPQPVVFILWGRAARDKKKLINTNTNIILESPHPSPLSANRGFFGSRPFSKTNEALQAMGEKPIDWQLPANPEVDEGPADQLPKNA
- the tsaE gene encoding tRNA (adenosine(37)-N6)-threonylcarbamoyltransferase complex ATPase subunit type 1 TsaE → MQTVEMDSREATITLGKAIGARLAAGDVLVLDGDLGAGKTTFTKGLAQGLAIPDIIKSPTFTIIHEYHDGRLPLYHMDAYRLENGGGEDLGLEEYFDSDGVSVVEWAEFVENELPDDFLAIHFKRTADENKRVLEFEPHGAHFQKLLADVVA
- the cdaA gene encoding diadenylate cyclase CdaA, translating into MQFIVSLLTWQNLIRLIDILVIWFLIYELLILIRGTRAVQLFRGILIIILVKVVSWYVGLSTVSWLMDQVINWGVIAIVIIFQPEIRRGLEHLGRGSFFTAHQTTNETEEELIKQLDQAIQYMSKRRIGALISIQMNTGLEEYIETGIPLDADISGALLINTFIPNTPLHDGAVIIKDNRIAVAAAYLPLSDSKLIPKELGTRHRAAVGISEVTDALTIVISEETGEISITKDNELIRNMSQSDYLKFLRAQLYKHEPQHRDNLLTKLYAKFGRRGGGRHEQK
- a CDS encoding LURP-one-related/scramblase family protein; translated protein: MRQLYLRDHSTDLHGTTIIRDQQGQSRYLLAGKWGLHHDVLSLYAINGALLAEVKQLSLGLLPKFALYQHRQRVGIVGKSFGFVRQVIYIRGLNWIIVGSPLGNRYRVFGGGRLVFAIKPVQLTGTYYHELQVEREADEPLAILIASVLDHWARGGQVNRQRVSFTNRSLEGDLGMNFKIKQ